The following are encoded together in the Paludisphaera mucosa genome:
- a CDS encoding (2Fe-2S)-binding protein has translation MGAEAAIRFTVNGREKSVETDPDRTLLEFLREDLGLLGTKYGCGEGQCGACSVLVDGRRMNACRTAVSKVSGRSVVTIEGLAKGEALHPVQQAFLEVGAYQCGFCTAGMIVAAVALLDANPAPSDVEIVAGMDRNLCRCCSYPKIVRAVRRAVELTGGGAR, from the coding sequence ATGGGCGCGGAGGCGGCGATTCGGTTCACGGTGAACGGCCGTGAGAAGTCGGTCGAGACGGACCCCGACCGGACCTTGCTGGAGTTCCTGCGCGAGGACCTGGGGCTGCTCGGGACCAAGTACGGCTGCGGCGAGGGCCAGTGCGGCGCGTGCTCGGTGCTGGTCGACGGCCGGCGGATGAACGCCTGCCGGACGGCCGTCTCGAAGGTCTCGGGGCGCTCGGTCGTCACGATCGAGGGCCTCGCGAAGGGCGAGGCGCTGCACCCGGTGCAGCAGGCCTTCCTGGAAGTCGGCGCCTATCAGTGCGGGTTCTGCACGGCCGGCATGATCGTCGCGGCCGTCGCGCTGCTGGACGCCAACCCGGCTCCCAGCGACGTCGAGATCGTCGCCGGGATGGACCGGAACCTCTGCCGCTGCTGCAGCTATCCCAAGATCGTCCGGGCCGTGCGGCGGGCCGTCGAGCTGACGGGGGGAGGCGCGCGATGA
- a CDS encoding xanthine dehydrogenase family protein molybdopterin-binding subunit, translated as MKAREDWKAEALKAAGVAADYDEPVDLVAYRFDDVAAVEPGRRDVLKALGAGLLIAVAADAAPAKGEEPPPRRRGAGGGRGGPMGRGAATMAARLHIGEDGAITVMTGKVECGQGARAELAQAAAEELRVPFDRVRLVMGDTGAVPDDGGTYGSLSTPATVPAIRIACASARTLLIATAARRWGVDAATVALADGAARCAAKAGESLGYADLARDPEAARAMAGALPPDVALTPVAEWKTLGTSIPKPSGRGIVAGSHEYPSDVVRPGMLHGKVLRGPRYGATIQKVDLAPAQALPGVVAVRDGEFVGVAAPTTARAQAALDALAKTVEWASPPPHSSSADLPKHLREHAQGGLPTRPLYEEGAKALKASYDVAYIQHCPMEPRAAVAEWEDGKVTAWVGTQVPFNVRGELARAFGLPEDRARVIVPDFGGGFGGKHSGEYAVEAARLSKAAGKPVRVVWTRAEEFAWAQFRPAAAIEVEASLDADGAIATWRQINVNSGGGSVQTPYRVGQSDCRFLPSDAPLRHGSYRALASTANTFAREAFMDELAALAGRGPLEFRLAHIQEPRLRDVLAEAAARFGWEARSKAGEPGKGVGLACGQDKGGFVAACVAVSVDREDGSVTVDHVCQAYECGKILNPENLRTQVEGAIVMGLGPALREAIAFSDGMVTNGSFRDYRVPRFADLPKLDVHLLDRPDLPSSGAGETPIIAVAPAVANAVAAALGVRLRTMPIRPPAKGAAAGAGS; from the coding sequence ATGAAGGCCCGCGAGGACTGGAAGGCCGAGGCGCTGAAGGCCGCCGGCGTCGCCGCCGACTACGACGAGCCGGTCGACCTGGTCGCCTATCGCTTCGACGACGTCGCGGCCGTCGAACCCGGCCGCCGCGACGTGCTGAAGGCCCTGGGCGCGGGGCTCCTGATCGCCGTGGCGGCCGACGCGGCCCCGGCGAAAGGCGAGGAGCCGCCGCCGCGACGCCGCGGGGCGGGGGGCGGCCGGGGCGGGCCCATGGGCCGCGGGGCCGCGACGATGGCGGCGCGGCTGCACATCGGCGAGGACGGCGCGATCACCGTGATGACCGGCAAGGTCGAGTGCGGCCAGGGCGCGCGGGCCGAGCTGGCCCAGGCCGCGGCCGAGGAGCTGCGCGTGCCGTTCGACCGCGTCCGCCTCGTCATGGGCGACACCGGGGCCGTCCCGGACGACGGCGGCACCTACGGCAGCCTGTCGACACCCGCGACCGTCCCGGCGATCCGGATCGCCTGCGCCTCGGCCCGCACGCTGTTGATCGCCACCGCCGCCCGCCGCTGGGGCGTCGACGCCGCGACGGTCGCCCTCGCCGACGGCGCGGCGCGTTGCGCGGCGAAGGCCGGCGAGTCGCTGGGCTACGCCGACCTGGCGCGCGACCCCGAGGCCGCCCGCGCCATGGCCGGGGCCCTGCCGCCCGACGTCGCCCTCACGCCGGTCGCCGAGTGGAAGACGCTGGGGACGTCGATCCCCAAGCCGTCGGGCCGAGGGATCGTCGCGGGATCGCATGAATACCCGTCCGACGTCGTCCGCCCCGGCATGCTCCACGGCAAGGTGCTCCGCGGCCCGCGCTACGGGGCGACGATCCAGAAGGTCGACCTGGCGCCGGCGCAGGCCCTGCCGGGCGTGGTCGCGGTGCGCGACGGCGAGTTCGTGGGCGTCGCCGCGCCCACGACGGCCCGCGCGCAGGCGGCGCTCGACGCCCTCGCGAAGACGGTCGAGTGGGCCTCGCCGCCCCCCCACTCGTCGAGCGCGGACCTGCCGAAGCACCTGCGCGAGCACGCGCAAGGAGGCCTGCCGACCCGGCCGCTGTACGAGGAGGGGGCGAAGGCGCTCAAGGCGTCGTACGACGTGGCGTACATCCAGCATTGCCCGATGGAGCCCCGCGCGGCGGTCGCCGAATGGGAGGACGGCAAGGTGACGGCCTGGGTCGGCACCCAGGTGCCGTTCAACGTCCGCGGCGAGCTGGCGCGGGCCTTCGGACTGCCCGAGGACCGCGCGCGGGTGATCGTCCCCGACTTCGGCGGCGGCTTCGGCGGCAAGCACTCGGGCGAGTACGCGGTCGAGGCCGCGCGGCTTTCGAAGGCGGCGGGCAAGCCCGTGCGGGTCGTCTGGACCCGCGCCGAGGAGTTCGCCTGGGCGCAGTTCCGGCCGGCCGCCGCGATCGAGGTCGAGGCCTCGCTCGACGCCGACGGCGCGATCGCGACCTGGCGGCAGATCAACGTGAACTCGGGCGGCGGCTCGGTGCAGACGCCCTACCGCGTGGGCCAGTCCGACTGCCGGTTCCTCCCGTCCGACGCCCCCCTGCGGCACGGGTCGTACCGCGCGCTCGCCAGCACGGCCAACACCTTCGCCCGCGAGGCTTTCATGGACGAACTGGCCGCCCTCGCCGGCCGGGGCCCGCTGGAGTTCCGCCTGGCCCACATCCAGGAGCCCCGCCTCCGCGACGTGCTGGCCGAGGCCGCCGCGCGGTTCGGCTGGGAGGCGCGCTCCAAGGCCGGGGAGCCCGGCAAGGGCGTGGGCCTCGCCTGCGGGCAGGACAAGGGGGGCTTCGTCGCCGCCTGCGTCGCGGTCTCGGTCGACCGCGAGGACGGCTCCGTCACGGTCGACCACGTCTGCCAGGCGTACGAGTGCGGCAAGATCCTCAACCCCGAGAACCTCCGCACCCAGGTCGAAGGGGCGATCGTGATGGGCCTCGGCCCCGCGCTCCGGGAGGCGATCGCGTTCTCGGACGGCATGGTGACGAACGGGTCGTTCCGCGACTACCGCGTCCCCCGCTTCGCCGACCTGCCGAAGCTCGACGTCCACCTGCTCGACCGCCCCGACCTGCCGTCGTCGGGCGCGGGCGAGACCCCGATCATCGCCGTCGCGCCGGCCGTCGCCAACGCGGTCGCCGCCGCCCTGGGCGTCCGCCTCCGCACCATGCCGATCCGCCCGCCGGCGAAGGGCGCGGCCGCCGGCGCGGGATCATGA
- a CDS encoding polymorphic toxin-type HINT domain-containing protein encodes MIAAWLLAGALCAVGAWEDGSKPPEPDRAAYESAKASAGRDAEAQVRLALWCEARGMAAERTTHLMRAVLIDPENARARGLLGQVKHDGKWLRAEDVAKAVEQSPERQALQREYLDRRAKAGDDADDQYKLALWCEEKGLTQPMVAHLHRTLQLDPGREGAWRRLGFTRVKGRWVNPEIEAAFKAEREAQAKADRAWKPKLETFRTALGGKNRAKRAEALKALAAIEDPRAVPMLWQVFVKGGVEERQWAAADVLSRLDAPAASTALASLALFSPHAAVRSDAAALLQRRDPREFAAMLAAAIRDEVKYKVKPIDGPGSQGELLVEGEDANVRRIYRPLQSPTIQPGDQLGTDANGNVVANRPIATYEGPLLTAASAAALWSGRPVVGYLPPTDGMAGMDGLTGLPMVNSLGGPGFLWNPPDDLGAAAATLERAGVPASLSRTAVGRIAESNALWSSAQWAAAGAIMGGRPTPFVRPIIQESMQIPIQQMRAEAQASALVARQQLASDVAGIEAYNAPIREVNERAVAILKAVSGEDRGDDRRKWMNWVLDLQGYGQPFKGRTAPTDLVVEDVPIGFQPQAAPIPTSDVVGFRFFTSCFAAGTRVRTLQGERPIEEVQPGDQVLSQDTTSGRLAFKPVLEAVHNPPDWTYAIDLGKETVHPTGIHRFWKAGKGWVMARDVQPGDRLRTAGGVVEVVSAGREKLQPVFNLLLAGGDNYCVGTVGVIAHDHGLVEPVSKPFDGVPTTAELATASRP; translated from the coding sequence ATGATCGCCGCGTGGCTGTTGGCTGGGGCCTTGTGCGCCGTCGGGGCCTGGGAAGACGGTTCGAAGCCCCCCGAACCCGACCGCGCGGCGTACGAATCGGCGAAGGCCTCGGCCGGCCGCGACGCCGAGGCGCAGGTGAGGCTGGCGCTCTGGTGCGAGGCCCGGGGCATGGCCGCCGAGCGCACCACGCATTTGATGCGAGCCGTCCTGATCGACCCCGAGAACGCGCGGGCCCGCGGACTGCTCGGCCAGGTGAAGCACGACGGCAAGTGGCTGCGCGCCGAGGACGTGGCGAAGGCGGTCGAGCAGTCGCCCGAGCGGCAGGCGCTGCAGCGCGAGTACCTGGACCGCCGGGCGAAGGCCGGCGACGACGCCGACGACCAGTACAAGCTCGCCTTGTGGTGCGAGGAGAAGGGGCTGACCCAGCCGATGGTGGCCCACCTGCACCGGACGCTCCAGCTCGACCCCGGCCGCGAGGGGGCCTGGCGGCGGCTGGGCTTCACCAGGGTCAAGGGCCGCTGGGTGAACCCCGAGATCGAGGCCGCCTTCAAGGCGGAGCGCGAGGCGCAGGCGAAGGCCGACCGCGCCTGGAAGCCGAAGCTGGAGACCTTTCGGACCGCCCTGGGGGGCAAGAACCGGGCGAAGCGGGCCGAGGCGTTGAAGGCCCTGGCGGCGATCGAGGACCCTCGCGCAGTGCCGATGCTGTGGCAGGTCTTCGTCAAGGGGGGCGTCGAGGAGCGGCAATGGGCGGCCGCCGACGTCCTCAGCCGGCTCGACGCGCCCGCGGCCTCGACGGCGCTGGCGTCGCTGGCCCTGTTCAGCCCGCACGCGGCGGTGCGGAGCGATGCGGCGGCGTTGCTGCAGCGTCGCGACCCGCGGGAGTTCGCCGCGATGCTGGCGGCCGCGATCCGCGACGAGGTGAAGTACAAGGTCAAGCCGATCGACGGCCCCGGCTCGCAGGGCGAGCTGCTCGTCGAGGGCGAGGACGCCAACGTGCGGCGGATCTATCGGCCGCTGCAGAGCCCGACCATCCAGCCCGGCGACCAGCTCGGGACGGACGCGAACGGCAACGTCGTCGCCAACCGCCCGATCGCGACGTATGAGGGGCCGTTGTTGACGGCCGCGTCCGCGGCGGCCCTGTGGTCCGGCAGGCCCGTGGTGGGCTACCTGCCGCCGACGGACGGCATGGCCGGCATGGACGGCCTGACCGGGCTCCCCATGGTGAATTCGCTCGGGGGGCCCGGATTCCTCTGGAACCCCCCGGACGACCTCGGGGCGGCGGCCGCGACCCTGGAGCGTGCGGGCGTGCCCGCGTCGCTGAGCCGGACGGCCGTGGGCCGGATCGCGGAGTCGAACGCCCTCTGGTCGTCGGCGCAATGGGCGGCGGCCGGGGCGATCATGGGCGGCCGCCCCACGCCCTTCGTCCGTCCGATCATCCAGGAGTCGATGCAGATCCCGATCCAGCAGATGAGGGCCGAGGCCCAGGCGTCGGCGCTGGTGGCGCGCCAGCAGCTGGCGAGCGACGTGGCCGGCATCGAGGCGTACAACGCGCCGATCCGCGAGGTCAACGAGCGGGCCGTGGCGATCCTCAAGGCGGTGAGCGGCGAGGACCGTGGCGACGACCGTCGCAAGTGGATGAACTGGGTGCTCGACCTGCAGGGCTACGGCCAGCCCTTCAAGGGCCGGACCGCGCCCACGGACCTGGTCGTCGAGGACGTGCCGATCGGCTTCCAGCCCCAGGCGGCCCCGATCCCGACGTCGGACGTGGTGGGCTTCCGCTTCTTCACCTCGTGCTTCGCCGCGGGGACGCGCGTCCGCACCCTGCAGGGGGAGCGGCCGATCGAGGAGGTCCAGCCCGGCGACCAGGTCCTCAGCCAGGACACGACCAGCGGCCGGCTCGCCTTCAAGCCGGTCCTCGAGGCCGTCCACAACCCGCCCGACTGGACGTACGCGATCGACCTGGGCAAGGAGACGGTCCACCCCACCGGCATCCACCGCTTCTGGAAGGCCGGGAAAGGCTGGGTGATGGCCCGCGACGTCCAGCCGGGCGACCGGCTGCGGACGGCGGGCGGCGTGGTGGAGGTGGTCTCGGCCGGGCGCGAGAAGCTCCAGCCCGTCTTCAACCTCTTGCTGGCCGGCGGCGACAACTACTGCGTGGGGACGGTCGGCGTGATCGCCCACGACCACGGCCTGGTCGAGCCCGTGTCGAAGCCGTTCGACGGCGTCCCGACCACCGCCGAGCTGGCGACGGCCTCCAGGCCCTGA
- a CDS encoding polymorphic toxin-type HINT domain-containing protein encodes MMSAWALSVVVGLAGAADESAKPDLAAYESAKASAGRDAEAQVRLALWCESRGMAAERTTHLMRAVLIDPENARARGLLGQVKHDGRWLRPADVARAIEESPAQQALLREYLDRRATAGDDADTQYKLALWCEEKGLTQPMVAHLRRVVQLDPGREGAWRRLGFRKAGDRWVDPEAEAALKAEREVQAKADRAWKPRLETLRTALGGKNREKRDEVRAAVAAVADPRAVPMLWRVFARGGDERRQSAVVEAFGRIEGPGAATALAMLALSSPHAAIRSDAAVLLQRRDPREFAAMLAASIRDEVKYKVKPVEGPGSRGELLVEGEAANVRRLYTPLDRAAVQPGDEVWRDEDGKLVANRPFGPAMLAPVVTPRAIAARMLGLPVEVRRPDPDAAGSEETVDPATGLLMPYGWGGAIDADVYVPTYAPIDRGAVAATLEKAGVPSGLSRTVAGQASDPRAFAAGQAALALYGGGVALDSLQGDTLRPIFRQSVQMPVERMAAEARESAVIARERLARDVATIEAYNAPIRQVNERAVTILKAVSGEDRGDDREKWMGWVLDLQGYGQPLKARTSPPAEIVEQVPLGFQPQAFPVPSAAVVGYRIGPSCFAGGTPVRTLQGDRPIEQVRPGDQVLTQDTTTGRLAYRPVVEVMHNPPNWTYAIDLGKETVHPTGIHRFWKAGHGWVMARDVKAGDRLRTIGGTVEVVSTIKGEEVQPVFNLLLSGGDNYCVGTLGVIAHDNGFVDPVAAPFDGVPATAELVATSKP; translated from the coding sequence ATGATGTCCGCGTGGGCCTTGAGCGTGGTGGTCGGTCTGGCGGGGGCGGCCGACGAGTCGGCGAAGCCCGACCTGGCGGCGTACGAATCGGCGAAGGCCTCGGCCGGCCGCGACGCCGAGGCGCAGGTGAGGCTCGCCCTCTGGTGCGAGTCCCGCGGCATGGCCGCCGAGCGCACCACCCACCTGATGCGCGCCGTCCTGATCGACCCCGAGAACGCCCGCGCCCGCGGCCTGCTCGGCCAGGTCAAGCACGACGGCAGGTGGCTGCGGCCGGCCGACGTGGCCCGGGCGATCGAGGAGTCGCCGGCGCAGCAGGCCTTGCTCCGCGAGTACCTGGACCGCCGGGCGACGGCCGGCGACGACGCCGACACCCAGTACAAGCTGGCCCTCTGGTGCGAGGAGAAGGGGCTGACCCAGCCGATGGTCGCCCACCTGCGGCGGGTGGTTCAGCTCGACCCGGGCCGCGAGGGCGCCTGGCGGCGGCTGGGGTTCAGGAAGGCCGGCGACCGCTGGGTCGACCCGGAGGCCGAGGCCGCCCTCAAGGCCGAGCGCGAGGTGCAGGCGAAGGCCGACCGCGCCTGGAAGCCGAGGCTGGAGACGCTTCGGACCGCCCTGGGGGGCAAGAACCGGGAGAAGCGGGACGAGGTCCGGGCGGCCGTGGCGGCGGTCGCCGACCCCCGCGCCGTGCCGATGCTCTGGCGGGTCTTCGCCCGGGGCGGCGACGAACGCCGTCAGTCCGCCGTCGTGGAGGCGTTCGGACGGATCGAGGGGCCCGGAGCGGCGACGGCGCTGGCGATGCTCGCCCTGTCCAGCCCGCACGCGGCGATCCGCTCGGACGCCGCGGTCCTGCTCCAGCGCCGCGACCCGCGGGAGTTCGCCGCGATGCTCGCCGCCTCGATCCGCGACGAGGTGAAGTACAAGGTCAAGCCGGTCGAGGGCCCCGGCTCGCGCGGCGAGCTGCTCGTCGAGGGCGAGGCCGCGAACGTCCGCCGGCTCTACACGCCGCTGGATCGGGCGGCCGTCCAGCCCGGCGACGAGGTCTGGAGGGATGAGGACGGCAAGCTCGTCGCGAATCGCCCCTTCGGGCCGGCCATGTTGGCCCCCGTCGTGACGCCCCGGGCGATCGCGGCGAGGATGCTGGGACTCCCCGTGGAGGTCCGCAGGCCCGACCCGGACGCGGCCGGCTCCGAGGAGACCGTCGACCCCGCGACCGGCCTGCTGATGCCGTATGGGTGGGGCGGCGCGATCGACGCCGACGTGTACGTGCCGACGTACGCCCCGATCGACCGAGGCGCGGTCGCGGCCACCCTCGAGAAGGCGGGAGTCCCGTCCGGGCTGAGCCGGACGGTGGCCGGCCAGGCCTCGGATCCCCGGGCCTTCGCGGCGGGGCAGGCGGCGCTGGCCCTGTACGGGGGCGGCGTCGCCCTCGACTCCCTGCAAGGCGACACGCTGCGGCCGATCTTCCGGCAGTCCGTGCAGATGCCCGTCGAGCGGATGGCGGCCGAGGCCCGGGAGTCCGCCGTCATCGCCCGCGAGCGGCTGGCGCGGGACGTGGCGACCATCGAGGCCTACAACGCCCCCATCCGCCAGGTGAACGAGCGGGCCGTGACGATCCTCAAGGCCGTCAGCGGCGAGGACCGGGGGGACGACCGCGAGAAGTGGATGGGCTGGGTGCTCGACCTGCAGGGCTACGGCCAGCCGTTGAAGGCGCGGACTTCGCCCCCGGCCGAGATCGTCGAGCAGGTTCCGCTGGGCTTCCAGCCCCAGGCGTTCCCGGTCCCCTCGGCGGCCGTCGTCGGCTACCGCATCGGCCCGTCGTGCTTCGCCGGGGGGACGCCCGTCCGCACCCTGCAGGGCGACCGGCCGATCGAGCAGGTCCGGCCCGGCGACCAGGTGCTGACCCAGGACACGACCACCGGCCGGCTCGCCTACAGGCCCGTGGTCGAGGTGATGCACAACCCGCCGAACTGGACGTACGCGATCGACCTGGGCAAGGAGACGGTGCACCCCACGGGCATCCATCGCTTCTGGAAGGCGGGGCACGGCTGGGTGATGGCCCGCGACGTCAAGGCCGGCGACCGGCTGCGGACGATCGGTGGCACGGTGGAGGTCGTTTCGACCATCAAGGGGGAGGAGGTCCAGCCGGTGTTCAACCTGCTCCTCTCCGGCGGCGACAACTACTGCGTCGGGACGCTGGGCGTGATCGCGCACGACAACGGCTTCGTCGACCCGGTGGCGGCCCCCTTCGACGGCGTGCCGGCCACGGCCGAGCTGGTCGCGACCAGCAAGCCCTGA
- a CDS encoding polymorphic toxin-type HINT domain-containing protein, whose amino-acid sequence MAAWSWILAIGVVAAADESAKPDLAAYEAAKASAGRDAEAQVRLALWCESRGMAAERTTHLMRAVLIDPENAAARGLLGQVKRDGRWLRADDVARAVEDSPAEQALLQEYLDRRTKARDTADGQYRLALWCEEKGLSQPMVAHLRRVVQLDPGRVGAWRRLGFEKVKGRWVDPQAEAADKAAREAQAAADKEWRPRLLKLRAALAGRDRAKRDEARAALAAIDDPRAVPAAWKVFAQGGNEADQRVAVALFGRTDGPAASTALATLAVFGPHAAIRANAAALLQRRDPREFAGFLAGLIRKEVKYWVKPVEGPGSQGELLVAGEDANVRRLYTPLAAMVPPGTAVDPNEVIMIPLGGQAPEVGVDGPRYTLAELEAARAQRQAQTVATLVKAAPVLQAVQGQLAAAAASPAPGMSQTAKQADPDSRSFQEAPVMEDFLQVPIGWMVAETRYSAQVAQQQLLDDVRAIEARNAPVRDVNERSGNILKAISGRDFGDDGEKWAAWTIDLEGYAYSASPRPEPPTYVEDVPLAFAPQAGPAVVTQQVGTRIVAGHSCFAAGTPVRTLQGPRAIETIRPGDQVLAEDTTTGAFRYRAVVRAFHNPPNETFKVDLGRGESVVATGIHRFWKAGKGWVMARELKAGDRLRTVGGVVEVAAVEPDRVQPVFNLQLAGGDNFCVGGPGVVAHDNSYVDPVTRPFDGVPATAELIATSKP is encoded by the coding sequence ATGGCGGCATGGTCCTGGATCCTGGCGATCGGCGTGGTCGCCGCGGCCGACGAGTCGGCGAAGCCCGACCTGGCGGCGTACGAGGCCGCGAAGGCCTCGGCCGGCCGCGACGCCGAGGCGCAGGTGAGGCTCGCCCTCTGGTGCGAATCCCGCGGCATGGCCGCCGAGCGCACGACCCACCTGATGCGCGCCGTCCTGATCGACCCCGAGAACGCCGCGGCCCGCGGCCTGCTCGGCCAGGTGAAGCGCGACGGCAGGTGGCTGCGCGCCGACGACGTGGCCCGGGCCGTCGAGGACTCGCCGGCGGAGCAGGCGCTGCTCCAGGAGTATCTCGACCGCCGGACGAAGGCCCGCGACACGGCCGACGGCCAGTACAGGCTGGCCCTGTGGTGCGAGGAGAAGGGGCTGTCGCAGCCGATGGTCGCGCACCTGCGGCGGGTCGTCCAGCTCGACCCCGGCCGCGTGGGCGCCTGGCGCCGCCTCGGCTTCGAGAAGGTCAAGGGCCGCTGGGTCGACCCGCAGGCCGAGGCGGCCGACAAGGCGGCGCGCGAGGCCCAGGCGGCGGCCGACAAGGAATGGCGGCCCCGGCTGCTGAAGTTGAGGGCGGCGCTGGCGGGCCGGGACCGGGCGAAACGCGACGAGGCGCGGGCGGCCCTCGCGGCGATCGACGACCCCCGCGCCGTGCCGGCCGCGTGGAAGGTGTTCGCCCAGGGCGGGAACGAGGCCGACCAGCGCGTGGCGGTGGCCCTGTTCGGCCGGACCGACGGCCCGGCGGCGTCGACCGCCCTGGCGACGCTGGCCGTGTTCGGCCCCCACGCGGCGATCCGCGCGAACGCCGCGGCGTTGCTCCAGCGCCGCGACCCGCGCGAGTTCGCGGGGTTCCTGGCGGGGCTCATCCGCAAGGAGGTCAAGTACTGGGTGAAGCCGGTGGAGGGCCCGGGCTCGCAGGGCGAGTTGCTCGTCGCGGGCGAAGACGCCAACGTCCGCCGGCTCTACACGCCGCTGGCCGCCATGGTGCCGCCGGGCACGGCCGTCGACCCGAACGAGGTGATCATGATCCCGCTGGGCGGGCAGGCCCCGGAGGTCGGCGTCGACGGCCCCCGCTACACCCTGGCGGAGCTGGAAGCCGCCCGCGCCCAGCGGCAGGCCCAGACGGTGGCGACGCTGGTCAAGGCGGCCCCCGTCCTGCAAGCGGTGCAGGGCCAGCTGGCGGCCGCGGCGGCCTCGCCGGCCCCCGGGATGTCCCAGACCGCGAAGCAGGCCGATCCCGATTCGCGATCGTTCCAGGAGGCCCCCGTGATGGAGGACTTCCTCCAGGTCCCCATCGGCTGGATGGTGGCCGAGACGCGGTATTCCGCCCAGGTCGCCCAGCAGCAGCTCCTGGACGACGTCCGCGCGATCGAGGCCCGCAACGCCCCGGTCCGCGACGTCAACGAGCGGTCCGGGAACATCCTCAAGGCGATCAGCGGCCGCGACTTCGGCGACGACGGCGAGAAGTGGGCCGCGTGGACGATCGACCTCGAGGGCTACGCCTACTCCGCGTCGCCCCGGCCCGAGCCGCCGACCTACGTCGAGGACGTCCCCCTGGCCTTCGCACCCCAGGCCGGGCCGGCCGTCGTGACCCAGCAGGTGGGGACGCGGATCGTCGCCGGCCACTCCTGCTTCGCGGCCGGGACGCCGGTGCGCACCCTGCAGGGGCCGCGGGCCATCGAGACGATCCGTCCGGGAGACCAGGTGCTGGCCGAGGACACGACGACCGGAGCCTTCCGGTATCGGGCCGTGGTCCGGGCGTTCCACAACCCGCCCAACGAGACGTTCAAGGTCGACCTGGGCCGGGGCGAGTCGGTCGTCGCCACGGGCATCCACCGCTTCTGGAAGGCGGGGAAGGGCTGGGTGATGGCCCGCGAGCTGAAGGCCGGCGACCGGCTGCGGACCGTGGGCGGCGTGGTCGAGGTGGCGGCCGTCGAGCCGGACCGGGTGCAGCCGGTGTTCAACCTGCAGCTCGCCGGCGGCGACAACTTCTGCGTCGGCGGCCCGGGCGTCGTCGCCCACGACAACAGCTACGTCGACCCCGTCACGCGGCCCTTCGACGGCGTCCCCGCCACCGCCGAGCTGATCGCGACCAGCAAGCCCTGA